The Papaver somniferum cultivar HN1 chromosome 3, ASM357369v1, whole genome shotgun sequence genome includes a region encoding these proteins:
- the LOC113355966 gene encoding uncharacterized protein LOC113355966 isoform X1, translated as MSFMTIKNIMVAAVSTSCSSFLYNNFTKTPTIRKLSVNSAKPLTVMAAANVVPAIIVGGGRVGKALESMGNGNDLLIKRGESIPLDFSGPILVCTRNDDLEAVLQSTPQSRWNDLVFFQNGVLEPWLESKGLKDADQVLAYFAVSKLGEPPIDGKTDTNPEGLTAAYGKWGTAVASRLQAGGLSCKVLEKNAFQKQMLEKLIWICSFMLVGALHPGATVGVVEKEHRNEVSKLILELADAAAAEKGLVFDDAVEERLCAYARAVSHFPTAVKEFQWRNGWFYSLSQKAISEGKPDPCPSHTAWLKELKVV; from the exons ATGAGCTTTATGACCATCAAAAACATAATGGTTGCAGCAGTGTCAACTAGTTGTTCCTCATTTCTGTACAACAATTTCACAAAAACCCCCACAATCAGAAAACTCAGTGTCAACTCTGCTAAGCCATTAACAGTCATGGCTGCAGCAAACGTTGTTCCTGCCATTATCGTTGGTGGTGGACGTGTCGGTAAGGCATTAGAAAGCATGGGTAATGGTAATGATTTACTCATTAAAAGGGGTGAATCAATCCCATTAGATTTCTCTGGTCCTATTCTAGTTTGTACTAGAAATGATGATCTTGAAGCTGTTCTTCAATCTACTCCTCAATCTCGATGGAACG ATTTGGTTTTTTTCCAGAATGGGGTGCTTGAGCCTTGGCTTGAGAGTAAAGGGTTAAAGGATGCTGATCAAGTGCTTGCTTATTTTGCTGTGTCAAAGCTTGGGGAACCTCCAATTGATGGGAAAACTGATACTAATCCAGAGGGATTGACAGCAGCTTATGGGAAATGGGGAACTGCCGTGGCTTCAAGGTTGCAAGCTGGAGGTCTTTCTTGCAAG GTTCTTGAGAAGAATGCTTTTCAGAAGCAAATGCTAGAGAAATTGATATGGATTTGTTCTTTCATGCTTGTTGGGGCACTTCATCCAGGTGCAACTGTGGGTGTTGTAGAGAAAGAGCATAGAAATGAG GTTTCCAAACTCATTTTAGAACTAGCAGATGCAGCAGCAGCTGAAAAAGGTTTAGTATTTGATGACGCCGTGGAGGAAAGGCTGTGTGCTTATGCAAGAGCTGTTTCTCACTTCCCCACTGCCGTAAAAGAG TTTCAATGGAGGAATGGCTGGTTCTATTCGCTCAGCCAGAAAGCAATTTCTGAAGGCAAGCCTGATCCATGTCCTTCGCATACGGCATGGCTTAAAGAACTGAAAGTTGTTTAG
- the LOC113355966 gene encoding uncharacterized protein LOC113355966 isoform X2 — protein MMILKLFFNLLLNLDGTNGVLEPWLESKGLKDADQVLAYFAVSKLGEPPIDGKTDTNPEGLTAAYGKWGTAVASRLQAGGLSCKVLEKNAFQKQMLEKLIWICSFMLVGALHPGATVGVVEKEHRNEVSKLILELADAAAAEKGLVFDDAVEERLCAYARAVSHFPTAVKEFQWRNGWFYSLSQKAISEGKPDPCPSHTAWLKELKVV, from the exons ATGATGATCTTGAAGCTGTTCTTCAATCTACTCCTCAATCTCGATGGAACG AATGGGGTGCTTGAGCCTTGGCTTGAGAGTAAAGGGTTAAAGGATGCTGATCAAGTGCTTGCTTATTTTGCTGTGTCAAAGCTTGGGGAACCTCCAATTGATGGGAAAACTGATACTAATCCAGAGGGATTGACAGCAGCTTATGGGAAATGGGGAACTGCCGTGGCTTCAAGGTTGCAAGCTGGAGGTCTTTCTTGCAAG GTTCTTGAGAAGAATGCTTTTCAGAAGCAAATGCTAGAGAAATTGATATGGATTTGTTCTTTCATGCTTGTTGGGGCACTTCATCCAGGTGCAACTGTGGGTGTTGTAGAGAAAGAGCATAGAAATGAG GTTTCCAAACTCATTTTAGAACTAGCAGATGCAGCAGCAGCTGAAAAAGGTTTAGTATTTGATGACGCCGTGGAGGAAAGGCTGTGTGCTTATGCAAGAGCTGTTTCTCACTTCCCCACTGCCGTAAAAGAG TTTCAATGGAGGAATGGCTGGTTCTATTCGCTCAGCCAGAAAGCAATTTCTGAAGGCAAGCCTGATCCATGTCCTTCGCATACGGCATGGCTTAAAGAACTGAAAGTTGTTTAG